In a single window of the Paenibacillus sp. MMS20-IR301 genome:
- a CDS encoding TetR/AcrR family transcriptional regulator, producing MGKLDNKAESSDKDTKQSILNATVDLIREGGFHCITLRSIAARAETNLALVNYYYGSKDKLFGDAVKVLMATFDDAFNVLEDHTLPPRERMKLFFTRYIMNLSRYPGMARQMLDQRNQIMGSQDEYARYSKLMRIERTLDALGEITGEQDRNKLMMMMMQINGAIVYPLLMMSSLPKERGDLLELFKLPSLEEQVDGLFELYFHKYN from the coding sequence ATGGGTAAACTCGACAACAAAGCTGAGTCTTCAGATAAGGATACGAAGCAGAGCATACTTAACGCAACCGTGGATCTGATCCGTGAGGGGGGATTCCACTGCATTACCCTGCGCAGTATAGCTGCGAGGGCGGAGACGAATCTGGCACTGGTAAATTATTATTACGGCTCCAAGGATAAGCTGTTTGGTGATGCAGTGAAGGTGCTGATGGCGACCTTTGACGATGCCTTTAATGTGCTGGAGGACCATACATTGCCACCTAGGGAGCGCATGAAGCTCTTTTTCACCAGGTATATTATGAATCTTAGCCGTTACCCGGGCATGGCCCGGCAGATGCTGGACCAAAGAAATCAAATTATGGGCTCGCAGGATGAGTACGCCCGCTATTCCAAGCTGATGCGGATTGAACGGACCCTGGATGCACTGGGTGAGATCACAGGGGAGCAGGACCGCAATAAGCTCATGATGATGATGATGCAGATCAACGGGGCCATTGTGTATCCGCTGCTGATGATGAGCAGTCTGCCGAAGGAACGCGGGGATCTGCTGGAGCTGTTTAAGCTGCCATCGCTTGAAGAGCAGGTTGACGGGTTGTTTGAGCTTTATTTTCATAAGTATAACTAA
- a CDS encoding methyl-accepting chemotaxis protein: MIVIGGAVLGWTTYRSSAELVENSMGQQASAVAKRAADMIDIAAYQTIGTAPGGENDYYNELRTKLNQLKEANGFKYLYTISKPDPDAENSYVYIVDGAPEDTPEDQFSALGTEETNTYPGMTAAFREGTASIGNLTKDEYGATITAFVPFKDEAGKVIGVVGADLDAAGVYELMASSQQRMLLTAVLILAVSILLVYVLAKYLISPLTRLTKDITEVGTGNLTVHIDVSRKDEIGRLAAAFAELVHETRVVIEGIGQGSARLLSSSREVAAHAAQTAESSQDITIHIKEASLGAEAQVYQAMEMNRGTGELTRSMQRIAESAAVVAELSQETTLAADQGNQSTLQAVQQMKEIVESSLEMAAATHELSDQSERIGEILTMMANIAGQTHLLALNAAIEAARAGEHGRGFAVVADQVKKLAAESQASSVAITGMITSVQEQAAGLTARIERNAGETQEGMSAINKAGQAFGVIHGALERMTSQLQEVSAASEEITSVSEELAASVDDMEEISRMSAEHFQTITAASDAQLRAMNEVSGSAAEMKEMSGALQQLIGRFKV; the protein is encoded by the coding sequence TTGATAGTCATAGGGGGAGCGGTGCTGGGCTGGACAACCTACCGTTCTTCGGCGGAGCTGGTGGAGAATTCCATGGGCCAGCAGGCCAGTGCTGTAGCCAAACGGGCTGCAGACATGATAGATATCGCCGCCTATCAGACTATAGGGACCGCTCCCGGAGGTGAGAATGACTATTACAATGAGCTGCGCACTAAGCTTAACCAGCTTAAAGAAGCGAACGGCTTCAAATACCTGTATACGATTTCAAAGCCTGATCCAGATGCGGAGAACTCGTATGTATACATAGTGGATGGTGCACCTGAAGATACTCCGGAGGATCAATTCTCTGCTCTCGGAACTGAAGAAACTAATACATATCCTGGGATGACGGCTGCCTTCCGGGAAGGAACAGCCTCCATCGGCAATTTGACCAAGGATGAGTATGGTGCGACGATTACCGCCTTCGTTCCGTTCAAGGATGAAGCGGGTAAAGTAATCGGTGTAGTCGGTGCGGATCTCGATGCTGCCGGAGTGTATGAGCTGATGGCTTCTTCACAGCAGAGGATGCTGCTGACAGCCGTGCTCATACTTGCCGTCAGCATCCTTCTGGTGTATGTACTGGCCAAGTATCTGATCTCTCCGCTGACCCGGCTGACCAAGGATATTACAGAGGTCGGTACAGGCAACCTGACCGTTCATATTGATGTATCGCGCAAGGATGAGATTGGCCGGCTGGCAGCGGCTTTTGCTGAGCTGGTGCACGAGACGCGGGTAGTTATTGAAGGAATCGGCCAAGGGTCTGCCCGGCTGCTGTCTTCCTCCAGAGAAGTAGCTGCCCACGCTGCACAGACAGCGGAATCGAGCCAGGATATTACGATACATATCAAGGAAGCCTCACTTGGGGCTGAGGCGCAGGTCTATCAGGCGATGGAGATGAACCGGGGAACGGGCGAGCTGACCCGGAGCATGCAACGGATCGCTGAATCTGCTGCGGTGGTGGCGGAGCTGTCCCAAGAGACCACCCTTGCGGCGGATCAGGGGAATCAGTCAACTCTTCAAGCGGTACAGCAAATGAAGGAGATCGTAGAGTCCTCCTTAGAGATGGCGGCCGCAACTCATGAGCTGTCGGATCAATCAGAGAGAATCGGGGAGATTCTGACGATGATGGCGAATATAGCCGGGCAGACTCATCTGCTGGCACTTAATGCTGCGATTGAAGCAGCCAGGGCCGGAGAGCACGGCCGGGGATTCGCGGTGGTGGCCGATCAGGTCAAGAAGCTGGCGGCAGAGTCACAGGCATCTTCGGTAGCCATTACCGGCATGATTACATCAGTTCAGGAGCAGGCAGCAGGGCTGACCGCAAGAATTGAGCGTAATGCCGGTGAGACACAAGAGGGGATGTCAGCCATTAATAAGGCCGGGCAAGCCTTCGGTGTCATTCATGGGGCTTTGGAGCGGATGACCTCACAGCTGCAGGAGGTCTCTGCGGCTTCAGAAGAGATCACCTCGGTATCCGAGGAGCTGGCAGCTTCCGTTGATGATATGGAGGAGATCTCACGGATGTCAGCAGAGCACTTCCAGACCATTACCGCCGCTTCGGATGCCCAGCTCCGGGCGATGAATGAAGTCAGCGGGTCGGCGGCAGAAATGAAAGAAATGTCCGGTGCCCTGCAGCAGCTGATTGGACGCTTCAAAGTATAG
- a CDS encoding stalk domain-containing protein, whose protein sequence is MFNRIAAVFLCVFVLAAGTGLWGGSGASAAGSGLIIVNGQALQLENDGAYMNGPNVMVPLRESAEALKYKVAFAGTSGTFQLTRYQETAEFRLSGHELILNGGKDKVTYAGSVELKQKRAYVPLSLFAAMGLVTSYDSVSGQVGIYMPEVTAGVVAGLLAGGDYTALRERYFHDLSDAWLSLPVIQQSWAGVTGSAGNYLGVKSTEIRRLEGTMTIVSVLSFTKAEALLTLELDASGTISKLQLAPLQAAAVSAVR, encoded by the coding sequence TTGTTTAACAGAATCGCAGCCGTATTCCTTTGTGTATTCGTATTGGCAGCAGGAACAGGATTATGGGGAGGATCGGGCGCCAGCGCTGCAGGCAGCGGTCTGATCATCGTGAACGGACAAGCACTGCAGCTTGAGAATGACGGTGCTTATATGAACGGGCCTAATGTTATGGTTCCGCTCCGGGAGTCGGCAGAGGCGCTCAAGTATAAAGTAGCTTTTGCTGGTACCAGCGGTACATTCCAGTTAACCCGATATCAGGAAACTGCGGAGTTCAGGCTTAGCGGACATGAGCTGATTCTGAACGGCGGCAAGGACAAAGTAACCTATGCTGGCAGTGTAGAATTGAAGCAAAAACGGGCGTATGTACCGCTATCTTTGTTTGCTGCCATGGGACTCGTTACATCTTATGATTCCGTGTCGGGCCAGGTCGGAATCTACATGCCGGAGGTAACCGCCGGGGTGGTAGCAGGGCTGCTGGCCGGGGGCGATTATACAGCACTGCGTGAGCGTTATTTCCATGATCTGAGCGATGCCTGGTTGTCCCTGCCTGTGATCCAGCAGAGCTGGGCAGGTGTGACTGGTTCTGCCGGCAATTACCTGGGCGTGAAATCGACGGAAATCCGCCGTCTTGAAGGGACAATGACCATCGTAAGCGTGCTGTCCTTCACGAAAGCCGAAGCACTGCTGACACTGGAGCTGGATGCTTCCGGCACAATCTCGAAGCTGCAGCTGGCGCCGCTGCAGGCGGCAGCGGTATCAGCTGTCCGCTAA
- a CDS encoding M15 family metallopeptidase, whose protein sequence is MKLQVTVRRFILISCTLIVSAGLVLTAVPPQVTAAAGAAQQSTTAATQNKLKTPKKNNLPSGFVYLDEVIPSAQYEIRYFSQNNFTGTRVDGYNAPLAIFSKTAATALKKVSDELESKGYILRIYDAYRPQQAVNHFVRWSQDAADLKTKAAYYPKLDKRNLFKLGFIAKKSGHSRGSTIDLTLAYQKTGELVDMGSPYDFFGEISYYNTTLINSTQHANRKLLKDVMSKHGFKPYSKEWWHFTLIKEPYPQQYFNFKVE, encoded by the coding sequence ATGAAGCTCCAGGTTACAGTCAGAAGGTTCATTCTTATCTCATGTACTCTTATCGTCAGCGCGGGGTTAGTTCTTACGGCAGTACCGCCGCAAGTGACTGCAGCTGCAGGAGCAGCGCAGCAGTCAACTACGGCAGCAACCCAAAACAAGCTTAAGACTCCGAAGAAAAACAATCTGCCCAGCGGGTTTGTCTATCTTGATGAAGTGATTCCATCCGCACAATACGAAATACGCTATTTTAGCCAGAATAATTTTACCGGCACCCGGGTTGACGGGTATAACGCGCCGCTGGCGATTTTCTCGAAGACGGCAGCAACAGCTCTGAAGAAGGTTAGTGATGAGCTGGAGAGCAAAGGTTATATCCTAAGAATCTATGATGCCTACCGTCCGCAGCAGGCCGTTAACCACTTCGTCCGCTGGTCGCAGGATGCTGCAGATCTGAAGACAAAGGCAGCGTATTACCCGAAGCTGGACAAGCGCAATCTGTTCAAGCTCGGGTTTATCGCGAAGAAATCCGGACATTCCAGGGGCAGTACGATTGACTTGACTCTGGCGTACCAAAAAACCGGCGAGCTGGTAGATATGGGCAGCCCTTACGATTTTTTCGGAGAAATCTCTTATTACAACACAACATTGATTAACAGCACACAGCATGCGAACCGGAAATTACTGAAGGATGTCATGTCGAAGCATGGCTTCAAGCCCTACAGTAAAGAATGGTGGCATTTCACACTGATTAAAGAGCCGTATCCACAGCAGTATTTTAATTTCAAAGTAGAATAG
- a CDS encoding FtsW/RodA/SpoVE family cell cycle protein: MERNKKLEQYLDKVCAEIRAKGLHREIREELGGHYADLVMERMEQGAAKDDAEQYALQQMGDPQITGRELHQIHKPKIPWGLLSAVMLLSAVSLLGMGSIQASGFLQIYHLMPLQRQFIGIMIGVSLMAGMYFINFKHLQQASGKIYAAAVMLIAVTLVFGPELINGNRRYVGFLGFTFDLIGYSPYVFVVALAGIWTSPGFLSQRSIRLQELVKLALLLLPAGIYAAIRSFPELVVYLAVALIMYVWITRRWRSASLLTAAAVAAGALFIWNDALLRERVIGAVSYNLRPDSTGYLNRVINEVITSAGWRGHGFGRTGAELPYAYSDLFTVYLIQCFGWAGGLLLFALVGWFCLKMISYVRAVRDPYGRMLILALGLMLSVRLIYALSIISGRMFITAIPLPFLSYGQHIFIEFAAAGLLMAVYRRKDMLPGTQAPSSL, from the coding sequence ATGGAGCGGAATAAGAAGCTGGAACAATATTTGGATAAGGTGTGCGCCGAGATCAGAGCGAAGGGGCTGCACCGTGAGATCCGGGAGGAGCTTGGCGGGCATTATGCAGACCTCGTAATGGAGCGGATGGAGCAGGGGGCTGCGAAGGATGATGCAGAGCAGTATGCGCTTCAGCAAATGGGTGATCCGCAGATTACCGGCAGAGAGCTGCATCAGATTCATAAACCAAAGATTCCGTGGGGGCTATTATCTGCTGTAATGCTGCTGTCAGCCGTAAGCCTGCTGGGAATGGGGTCTATACAAGCGAGCGGTTTCCTCCAAATATATCACTTGATGCCGCTGCAGCGGCAGTTTATAGGGATTATGATCGGAGTCTCTCTTATGGCAGGTATGTATTTCATCAATTTCAAACACCTGCAGCAGGCATCCGGGAAGATATATGCGGCTGCGGTTATGTTAATTGCTGTTACTCTCGTGTTTGGTCCTGAACTGATTAACGGAAACCGGCGTTATGTTGGATTTTTGGGATTTACTTTTGACTTGATCGGATACAGTCCCTATGTGTTTGTGGTCGCCCTTGCAGGAATATGGACCAGTCCTGGCTTCTTGAGTCAAAGGAGCATCCGGTTACAAGAGCTGGTCAAGCTGGCCCTGCTGCTGCTTCCTGCTGGAATATATGCGGCCATCCGCTCCTTCCCTGAACTGGTTGTGTATCTGGCGGTTGCCTTGATCATGTACGTATGGATAACGCGGCGCTGGCGCTCGGCATCCCTTCTTACCGCTGCAGCTGTTGCTGCCGGTGCATTATTTATTTGGAATGATGCCCTTCTGCGGGAGCGGGTGATTGGGGCTGTAAGTTATAACCTGAGACCGGATTCAACAGGCTATCTGAACCGTGTGATCAATGAAGTTATAACCTCCGCAGGCTGGCGAGGACATGGCTTTGGCAGAACTGGAGCAGAGCTGCCTTACGCATACAGTGATTTGTTCACGGTGTATCTGATTCAATGCTTTGGCTGGGCCGGCGGCTTGCTGCTCTTCGCGCTTGTGGGCTGGTTCTGCCTGAAAATGATCTCGTATGTCCGCGCTGTACGCGATCCCTACGGGCGAATGCTGATTCTGGCCCTCGGGCTTATGCTCTCAGTCCGTCTGATCTATGCCTTATCCATCATCAGCGGAAGAATGTTCATCACAGCTATACCGCTGCCGTTCCTGAGCTACGGCCAGCATATCTTCATTGAATTCGCCGCTGCCGGGCTGCTTATGGCGGTCTACCGCCGGAAAGATATGCTTCCGGGCACGCAAGCGCCTTCTTCACTCTAG
- a CDS encoding PadR family transcriptional regulator: MKVSKEMLKGSTGTLILTVLLDKPLYGYELIKELEQRSQGIFTLKEGTLYPILHAMESERWVEAYWLEVDGRKRKYYRLLDEGRTKLQEKKAEWKLFKGAVDAVLREGGA, encoded by the coding sequence ATGAAGGTCAGCAAAGAAATGCTGAAGGGGAGTACGGGGACATTAATTCTTACGGTGCTGCTGGATAAGCCGCTCTACGGCTACGAGTTAATTAAAGAGCTGGAGCAGCGCTCTCAGGGGATCTTCACACTCAAGGAAGGTACACTCTATCCGATTCTGCATGCGATGGAGAGTGAACGCTGGGTCGAGGCGTACTGGCTGGAGGTTGACGGGCGCAAGCGCAAATATTACCGGCTGCTGGATGAGGGGCGGACGAAGCTGCAGGAGAAGAAAGCGGAATGGAAGCTGTTCAAAGGCGCAGTGGATGCTGTACTGAGGGAGGGCGGTGCCTGA
- a CDS encoding DHA2 family efflux MFS transporter permease subunit, producing the protein MPILVSLLLAGFIGMFSETALNVALSDLMNVLQITPSTAQWLTTAYLLTLGILVPISGLLLQWFTTRQLFIAALCFSILGTFLAAMAPNFEFLLTARVVQAMGTALLLPLMFNTILVIIPPAKRGAAMGLIGLVIMVAPAIGPTIAGLLIESLSWHWIFWLSLPFLVIALLSGIFFMQNVTEVTKPKIDLLSIVLSSLGFGGIVYGFSSAGEAEGWGSPKVIIAIAIGVIALVLFCIRQMTMKQPMINLRAFKFPMFVVGVLMVFICMMVILSSMLILPLYLQQGQGYTAFKAGLLLLPGGIINGLMSPIMGRLFDKYGPKWLVIPGLVIVAVSLWFFSSITATSTVVFVIVLHSALMIGISMIMMPAQTNGINQLPLEYYPDGTAIMNTLQQVAGAIGTALAVSIMTSGSQSFMKTVTDPADPLNALAAFTHGVQNAFIFGMIMAVIGLVVAFFLKRVVVSHKSQASMH; encoded by the coding sequence ATGCCGATTCTGGTATCCTTGCTGCTTGCCGGATTTATCGGGATGTTCAGTGAGACGGCTTTGAATGTAGCCTTAAGTGATCTTATGAATGTTCTGCAAATTACACCTTCTACTGCACAATGGCTGACTACAGCTTACCTGCTGACCCTTGGCATTCTCGTACCGATCTCAGGACTGCTGCTGCAGTGGTTCACAACCAGACAGCTGTTCATTGCTGCACTCTGCTTCTCAATTCTGGGAACCTTCCTCGCCGCCATGGCGCCGAATTTCGAATTCCTGCTGACGGCGCGAGTTGTCCAGGCGATGGGGACTGCACTGCTCCTGCCGCTGATGTTCAACACCATCCTTGTCATTATTCCTCCTGCCAAAAGAGGTGCGGCGATGGGGCTGATCGGTCTCGTCATCATGGTAGCACCAGCAATCGGACCGACCATTGCCGGGCTGCTCATTGAGAGCCTAAGCTGGCACTGGATTTTCTGGCTGTCCCTGCCGTTCCTGGTTATTGCTCTTCTCAGCGGAATCTTCTTCATGCAGAATGTCACTGAAGTGACGAAGCCGAAGATTGATCTTTTGTCCATTGTCCTGTCTTCACTTGGATTCGGCGGCATTGTATATGGCTTCAGCAGCGCCGGAGAAGCGGAGGGCTGGGGAAGCCCGAAAGTGATTATCGCCATTGCCATTGGTGTAATAGCACTCGTATTGTTCTGCATCCGCCAGATGACGATGAAGCAGCCGATGATCAACCTGCGCGCTTTCAAATTCCCGATGTTCGTCGTAGGTGTACTGATGGTCTTCATCTGCATGATGGTTATTCTCTCCTCCATGCTGATTCTGCCGCTGTACCTTCAGCAAGGCCAAGGCTACACCGCCTTCAAGGCAGGGCTGCTGCTGCTGCCGGGCGGCATTATTAACGGCTTGATGTCCCCGATCATGGGGCGTCTATTCGATAAATACGGTCCAAAATGGCTGGTCATTCCAGGGCTTGTAATCGTAGCAGTATCGCTGTGGTTCTTCTCCAGCATTACCGCTACATCCACTGTTGTATTTGTAATCGTACTGCACAGTGCGCTGATGATCGGAATTTCGATGATTATGATGCCTGCCCAGACGAACGGGATCAACCAGCTGCCACTGGAATACTATCCGGACGGAACGGCCATTATGAATACTTTGCAGCAGGTTGCCGGTGCGATTGGTACCGCTCTGGCTGTAAGTATTATGACTTCCGGCTCACAAAGCTTCATGAAGACGGTAACCGATCCGGCCGATCCGCTGAACGCTCTGGCCGCTTTTACCCACGGTGTCCAGAACGCCTTCATCTTCGGTATGATCATGGCCGTTATTGGCCTCGTTGTTGCCTTCTTCCTCAAACGTGTCGTTGTATCACACAAGTCGCAAGCATCGATGCACTAA
- a CDS encoding TetR/AcrR family transcriptional regulator: MSNKQNAREAIVDTASRLFFTQGYHATGLNQIIKDSDSPKGSLYYYFPHGKEELALTCIHRTSEEVARKLRHYMEIGETPAQAVQNFILSMAKEAEESSFEGLVPFSFWVAAETSCVSDELRTACQCVFKDWQDVIAERLIAGGMEREAAADKATAVVSLFEGALLLALTYRNIQPLVTAAESIPALLL; this comes from the coding sequence TTGTCAAACAAGCAGAATGCACGCGAAGCTATCGTAGATACGGCTTCGAGATTGTTCTTCACCCAGGGCTATCATGCAACCGGATTGAATCAGATTATCAAGGACAGCGACTCGCCGAAGGGATCTCTCTATTATTATTTTCCCCACGGCAAAGAGGAGCTGGCACTGACCTGTATTCACCGGACAAGTGAAGAAGTCGCCCGCAAGTTAAGGCATTACATGGAGATAGGGGAAACTCCGGCCCAGGCTGTCCAGAACTTTATCCTGTCGATGGCTAAGGAGGCTGAAGAGTCCTCATTTGAAGGGCTGGTGCCGTTCAGCTTCTGGGTTGCCGCCGAGACCTCCTGTGTCAGCGATGAGCTGCGGACCGCATGCCAGTGCGTGTTCAAGGATTGGCAGGATGTGATTGCCGAGCGTCTGATTGCGGGTGGCATGGAGCGGGAAGCTGCTGCTGATAAAGCAACCGCCGTAGTCTCCTTGTTCGAAGGGGCACTGCTCCTGGCGCTCACCTACAGGAATATTCAGCCGCTGGTTACGGCAGCAGAGAGTATTCCGGCACTACTGTTGTAA
- a CDS encoding DUF4395 domain-containing protein: protein MSEAAGVRGIPRPLVKINQAFIVISVLLTWITGVHWILALPLAAGLTGLLFGYNPVIRLTAGLLKKERSAYVLEDWEQQQFNQSIAVFCLAAGLVSFLAGWTVAAYIFTVMVAAAATVAILGFCIGCFIHYQWRMYIYRRKQAALHK from the coding sequence ATGAGTGAAGCAGCTGGAGTGCGGGGCATTCCCCGCCCGTTAGTGAAGATTAATCAGGCTTTTATTGTAATATCTGTACTGCTTACATGGATTACAGGAGTCCACTGGATTCTCGCCCTGCCGCTTGCAGCCGGCTTAACGGGCCTGCTCTTCGGGTATAATCCTGTCATCCGTCTGACCGCCGGTTTGCTGAAGAAGGAACGCTCTGCTTATGTTCTTGAGGACTGGGAGCAGCAGCAATTTAATCAGAGCATCGCCGTCTTCTGCCTGGCTGCAGGACTGGTCAGCTTTCTTGCCGGCTGGACCGTCGCTGCCTATATCTTCACCGTGATGGTTGCAGCCGCAGCAACGGTAGCAATTCTTGGCTTCTGCATCGGTTGCTTCATCCATTATCAATGGAGAATGTATATCTACAGACGCAAACAGGCAGCACTTCACAAATAA
- a CDS encoding DUF6054 family protein produces the protein MNEAYYMNVSLQPDETLGLIKQGMPGEAELLYEEFNDLGEGRMIGTLVYERYYHRSGNQAALVIIVDNLRGVSNVRLIPAGGARGMIFKIDWGAGKSFASSVEQILTKYIAD, from the coding sequence ATGAATGAGGCTTATTACATGAATGTAAGCTTGCAGCCTGATGAAACGCTGGGCTTGATTAAGCAAGGGATGCCTGGAGAAGCTGAACTGCTCTATGAGGAATTTAATGATCTTGGTGAGGGGCGGATGATCGGGACGCTCGTGTATGAGCGCTATTACCACCGTTCCGGCAATCAGGCAGCGCTTGTAATCATTGTTGACAATCTGCGGGGGGTTAGCAATGTCCGGCTTATTCCGGCGGGAGGCGCAAGAGGCATGATCTTCAAGATCGACTGGGGCGCCGGTAAAAGCTTCGCTTCATCGGTGGAGCAGATTCTCACGAAATATATCGCGGATTAG
- a CDS encoding ROK family protein, with translation MEDKNKYTIGIDLGGTNIKAAVFDTGFKPVAELSILTEAAEGPAHVLKRIRLAVTQLTEESNIPLEQILCMGMGIPGLLDPEEGLSVFSPNFPGWEQIHIVNEMKPYYDFPVCIDNDVRVNLYGEWQHGAGRGARNLVLLTLGTGLGSGIVHDGKVLYGTTFSAGEVGHMNMFRQGRPCRCGSSGCLGRYVSAVGMVNTFKEKLQEGKNSLLQTWTRYDNGLITAAMISEAYDLGDPLSLEVMHETGELLGFGLANVINLLNPELIIIGGGMAAAGERLLRPVRDTVNAHALKLSGSSCRIVQAELGNRAGTLGAAVYAQQKCSGRQ, from the coding sequence GTGGAGGACAAGAACAAGTATACAATCGGTATTGATCTGGGCGGCACCAATATTAAAGCAGCGGTCTTTGATACCGGGTTCAAGCCGGTTGCCGAGCTGTCTATTCTGACGGAGGCGGCTGAAGGCCCGGCGCATGTGCTTAAGCGGATCAGGCTGGCGGTAACGCAGCTGACAGAAGAGAGTAACATCCCGCTAGAGCAGATATTGTGCATGGGGATGGGAATTCCGGGTCTGCTTGATCCGGAGGAGGGACTGTCGGTATTCTCACCTAACTTTCCCGGCTGGGAGCAAATACATATCGTGAATGAAATGAAGCCTTATTATGATTTCCCGGTCTGCATCGATAATGATGTGCGGGTTAACCTATACGGGGAATGGCAGCATGGAGCGGGCAGGGGAGCCCGTAATCTGGTGCTGCTTACCCTTGGAACCGGTCTTGGCTCGGGAATTGTCCATGATGGTAAAGTGCTGTACGGAACGACCTTCAGCGCTGGTGAGGTCGGCCATATGAACATGTTCAGGCAAGGGCGGCCATGCCGCTGTGGAAGCTCCGGCTGCCTTGGCCGGTATGTATCGGCGGTTGGCATGGTCAATACATTCAAGGAGAAGCTGCAGGAAGGGAAGAACAGTCTGCTCCAGACCTGGACCCGGTATGATAACGGGCTGATTACAGCGGCAATGATCTCGGAGGCCTATGATCTTGGAGATCCGCTGTCGCTGGAGGTCATGCATGAAACAGGCGAGCTGCTGGGCTTCGGTCTCGCAAATGTAATCAACCTGCTGAACCCGGAGCTGATCATCATCGGCGGCGGCATGGCGGCGGCTGGAGAACGGCTGCTGCGTCCTGTGCGCGACACGGTTAATGCTCATGCATTGAAGCTGTCCGGCAGCAGCTGCAGAATCGTTCAGGCTGAGCTGGGGAACCGGGCAGGAACACTTGGGGCGGCAGTGTACGCGCAGCAGAAATGCAGTGGCCGGCAGTGA
- a CDS encoding ABC-2 family transporter protein: MYYLGLLIEYLKNYMKTRLTYRADFWVEVISDLLFQATNFIFILVIFMHTDSLGGWNQNEVVFVYGFFMVPFGVFSCFVNMWGFSERYIVKGEMDRILTRPAHNLFQIFLENVDPPSLFGSIIGLTIMAISGSNLGLPFEWWTIPMLIILTLSAVAIYTGIYTTLTSLSFYSDAPTGILPLMYNIQTYGRYPVTIYNRAIQVLLTWIIPFAFVGIYPAALFLHRDEMRTMALLTPVVGAVFLGIGLTAWSYGVKKYKGAGS; this comes from the coding sequence ATGTATTACCTGGGGTTATTAATTGAGTATTTGAAAAACTACATGAAAACACGGTTAACCTACCGCGCCGATTTCTGGGTCGAGGTGATATCCGATCTGCTTTTCCAGGCTACGAACTTTATCTTCATTCTGGTCATCTTCATGCACACAGACAGCCTGGGCGGCTGGAATCAGAATGAGGTAGTATTCGTCTACGGCTTCTTCATGGTCCCGTTTGGCGTCTTCAGCTGCTTTGTGAATATGTGGGGCTTCAGTGAACGTTATATTGTCAAAGGCGAGATGGACCGTATTCTGACCCGCCCGGCACATAACCTGTTCCAGATTTTCCTCGAGAATGTCGATCCGCCGTCACTCTTCGGCTCCATCATCGGGCTGACGATTATGGCAATCAGCGGCAGCAATCTGGGCTTGCCGTTTGAATGGTGGACGATTCCGATGCTGATTATCCTGACTCTGAGCGCCGTCGCGATTTATACCGGTATTTACACAACACTGACTTCCTTGTCGTTCTATTCGGATGCGCCTACCGGGATTCTTCCGCTGATGTATAACATACAGACTTACGGACGTTATCCGGTAACGATCTATAACCGGGCGATTCAGGTGCTGCTGACGTGGATTATCCCGTTTGCCTTTGTCGGGATCTATCCGGCGGCGCTGTTCCTGCACCGGGATGAGATGCGGACCATGGCGCTGCTTACTCCGGTAGTCGGGGCGGTATTCCTCGGCATCGGGCTGACAGCCTGGAGCTACGGGGTGAAGAAGTATAAAGGTGCCGGTTCCTAA